In one Conger conger chromosome 5, fConCon1.1, whole genome shotgun sequence genomic region, the following are encoded:
- the LOC133128487 gene encoding ribonucleoside-diphosphate reductase subunit M2 isoform X2 — protein sequence MNTVSLTDKENTPPSLNSTRILASKTARKIFAETEVTSKDSKKASVQDEPLLRDNPRRFVIFPIKYHDIWQMYKKAEASFWTAEEVDLSKDLAHWESLKDDERHFISHVLAFFAASDGIVNENLVERFSQEVQVTEARCFYGFQIAMENIHSEMYSLLIDTYIKDPQEREYLFNAIETLPCVKKKADWALNWIGNQNAQYGERIVAFAAVEGIFFSGSFAAIFWLKKRGLMPGLTFSNELISRDEGLHCDFACLMFKHLVNKPSEEKVKTVIMDAVAIEQEFLTKALPVKLIGMNCDLMRQYIEFVADRLMLELGFSKIYRVENPFDFMENISLEGKTNFFEKRVGEYQRMGVMSGTVDNSFRLDADF from the exons ATGAACACTGTTTCACTGACCGACAAAGAGAATACT CCCCCTAGCCTCAACAGCACTCGAATTCTGGCGTCCAAAACGGCGCGGAAAATCTTTGCAGAAACTGAG gTTACGTCGAAAGATTCTAAGAAAGCGAGCGTGCAAGATGAGCCTTTATTGAGAGACAATCCCCGCCGGTTCGTTATCTTTCCCATTAAATACCATGACATCTGGCAGATGTACAAAAAGGCAGAGGCCTCCTTCTGGACTGCTGAAGAG GTTGACCTTTCTAAGGACCTGGCGCACTGGGAATCTTTGAAGGATGATGAAAGGCATTTCATCTCTCACGTACTGGCCTTTTTTGCTGCCAGTGAtggcattgttaatgagaatcTG GTGGAGCGTTTCAGCCAGGAGGTCCAAGTGACGGAGGCACGTTGCTTCTATGGATTCCAAATTGCAATGGAGAACATCCACTCAGAAATGTACAGCCTGCTCATTGACACCTACATCAAAGACCCCCAAGAGAG GGAGTATCTTTTCAATGCCATTGAAACTCTGCCCTGTGTGAAGAAGAAGGCTGACTGGGCTCTGAACTGGATTGGAAACCAAAACGCACAGTATG GGGAGCGTATTGTGGCCTTTGCTGCGGTTGAAGGAATCTTCTTCTCTGGGTCATTTGCTGCCATTTTCTGGTTGAAGAAGAGGGGTCTGATGCCTGGTCTGACCTTCTCCAATGAGCTTATCAGCAGAGATGAG GGCCTTCATTGTGACTTTGCGTGCCTCATGTTCAAGCACTTGGTGAACAAGCCATCTGAAGAAAAGGTTAAAACGGTCATAATGGATGCTGTTGCAATTGAGCAG GAGTTCCTCACAAAAGCCCTTCCAGTGAAGCTGATTGGCATGAATTGTGACCTGATGAGACAATATATTGAGTTTGTGGCAGACAGACTAATGCTGGAGTTGGGTTTCAGTAAG ATCTACAGGGTGGAAAATCCCTTCGATTTCATGGAGAACATCTCTCTGGAAGGCAAGACAAATTTCTTTGAGAAGCGAGTGGGGGAATACCAGAGGATGGGAGTGATGTCCGGCACCGTGGACAACTCTTTCCGACTGGATGCTGACTTCTGA
- the LOC133128487 gene encoding ribonucleoside-diphosphate reductase subunit M2 isoform X1 gives MLTTRSPLSKKNENGIVSKMNTVSLTDKENTPPSLNSTRILASKTARKIFAETEVTSKDSKKASVQDEPLLRDNPRRFVIFPIKYHDIWQMYKKAEASFWTAEEVDLSKDLAHWESLKDDERHFISHVLAFFAASDGIVNENLVERFSQEVQVTEARCFYGFQIAMENIHSEMYSLLIDTYIKDPQEREYLFNAIETLPCVKKKADWALNWIGNQNAQYGERIVAFAAVEGIFFSGSFAAIFWLKKRGLMPGLTFSNELISRDEGLHCDFACLMFKHLVNKPSEEKVKTVIMDAVAIEQEFLTKALPVKLIGMNCDLMRQYIEFVADRLMLELGFSKIYRVENPFDFMENISLEGKTNFFEKRVGEYQRMGVMSGTVDNSFRLDADF, from the exons ATGCTGACCactcgctctcctctctccaagAAGAATGAAAACGGCATCGTTTCCAAGATGAACACTGTTTCACTGACCGACAAAGAGAATACT CCCCCTAGCCTCAACAGCACTCGAATTCTGGCGTCCAAAACGGCGCGGAAAATCTTTGCAGAAACTGAG gTTACGTCGAAAGATTCTAAGAAAGCGAGCGTGCAAGATGAGCCTTTATTGAGAGACAATCCCCGCCGGTTCGTTATCTTTCCCATTAAATACCATGACATCTGGCAGATGTACAAAAAGGCAGAGGCCTCCTTCTGGACTGCTGAAGAG GTTGACCTTTCTAAGGACCTGGCGCACTGGGAATCTTTGAAGGATGATGAAAGGCATTTCATCTCTCACGTACTGGCCTTTTTTGCTGCCAGTGAtggcattgttaatgagaatcTG GTGGAGCGTTTCAGCCAGGAGGTCCAAGTGACGGAGGCACGTTGCTTCTATGGATTCCAAATTGCAATGGAGAACATCCACTCAGAAATGTACAGCCTGCTCATTGACACCTACATCAAAGACCCCCAAGAGAG GGAGTATCTTTTCAATGCCATTGAAACTCTGCCCTGTGTGAAGAAGAAGGCTGACTGGGCTCTGAACTGGATTGGAAACCAAAACGCACAGTATG GGGAGCGTATTGTGGCCTTTGCTGCGGTTGAAGGAATCTTCTTCTCTGGGTCATTTGCTGCCATTTTCTGGTTGAAGAAGAGGGGTCTGATGCCTGGTCTGACCTTCTCCAATGAGCTTATCAGCAGAGATGAG GGCCTTCATTGTGACTTTGCGTGCCTCATGTTCAAGCACTTGGTGAACAAGCCATCTGAAGAAAAGGTTAAAACGGTCATAATGGATGCTGTTGCAATTGAGCAG GAGTTCCTCACAAAAGCCCTTCCAGTGAAGCTGATTGGCATGAATTGTGACCTGATGAGACAATATATTGAGTTTGTGGCAGACAGACTAATGCTGGAGTTGGGTTTCAGTAAG ATCTACAGGGTGGAAAATCCCTTCGATTTCATGGAGAACATCTCTCTGGAAGGCAAGACAAATTTCTTTGAGAAGCGAGTGGGGGAATACCAGAGGATGGGAGTGATGTCCGGCACCGTGGACAACTCTTTCCGACTGGATGCTGACTTCTGA